A genomic segment from Pistricoccus aurantiacus encodes:
- a CDS encoding rhodanese-like domain-containing protein, translating into MKKTLSTLLLASTIALSVTVSPILAQEEAAAYRETQLGLYVTAKEAYELMQDNERAVLVDVRDPVEIKFTGFAEPTDIHVPWVLADRSSFDEESRSWPMVKNEAFEKQIKAKLEALDVAKDDPVIVMCRSGSTRSAPAADVITEMGYSDVYSVTDGFEGGKLEEGDSKGVRAVSGWRNAGLPWSYQVDPDVAWQADE; encoded by the coding sequence ATGAAAAAGACACTATCCACGCTGCTGCTGGCTTCCACCATTGCTCTTTCCGTAACCGTTTCACCGATCTTGGCCCAGGAGGAGGCAGCCGCCTATCGTGAAACCCAGCTCGGTCTTTATGTAACGGCCAAGGAAGCCTACGAGCTGATGCAGGACAACGAACGGGCCGTGCTGGTGGACGTGCGCGATCCCGTCGAGATCAAGTTTACCGGCTTCGCCGAGCCCACGGATATTCACGTGCCTTGGGTACTGGCGGACCGCAGCAGCTTCGATGAGGAATCCCGGTCCTGGCCGATGGTCAAGAACGAGGCGTTCGAAAAACAGATCAAGGCAAAACTGGAGGCCTTGGACGTCGCCAAGGACGATCCCGTCATCGTGATGTGCCGCTCCGGCTCCACCCGCAGCGCGCCGGCGGCGGATGTGATCACCGAGATGGGTTACAGTGACGTCTATTCGGTCACCGACGGCTTCGAGGGAGGCAAGCTCGAGGAAGGCGACTCGAAAGGAGTGCGAGCGGTAAGCGGCTGGCGCAACGCCGGCCTGCCATGGAGCTATCAGGTCGATCCCGACGTGGCCTGGCAGGCGGACGAGTGA
- a CDS encoding bile acid:sodium symporter family protein: MRLKIDPFTLILLGAILIASLWPAKGALATVLGQASTLAVAILFFLHGAALSRQEVVAGAAHWRLHLLIVSLTFLVFPLLVVPVSALAPRWIPEDLALGFLYLGVLPSAVSSSIAFTAMARGNVPAAVCSAAASNVFGMMLTPFLLMLLVSTAGEGGFAVADALRDIIFQLLLPFAVGQLIRPWVAGFMDRNKTWLGRYDQGVILLIVYSAFSTSVASGLWQKLPIFAIILAILLCTLLLALVMGIASLASSRAGFNLEDEAAAVFCGSKKSLASGLPMAKVLFAGHPGFGMIVLPIMCYNQIQIIVGAILAKHYRQRIERADHAADVTQSQKS, encoded by the coding sequence ATGCGCCTGAAAATCGATCCGTTTACATTGATTCTGCTGGGGGCAATCCTGATTGCCTCGCTATGGCCCGCGAAGGGCGCTCTCGCGACGGTGCTGGGCCAGGCCTCGACCCTGGCGGTGGCCATCCTCTTCTTCCTGCACGGGGCGGCGCTGTCCCGTCAGGAGGTAGTGGCCGGGGCTGCCCATTGGCGGCTGCATCTGTTGATCGTTTCGCTGACCTTCCTGGTTTTTCCGCTATTGGTGGTGCCGGTTTCCGCCCTGGCGCCGCGCTGGATTCCGGAGGACCTGGCGCTGGGTTTCCTGTATCTGGGGGTGCTGCCTTCCGCGGTATCCTCGTCCATCGCCTTTACCGCCATGGCCCGGGGCAACGTGCCGGCGGCGGTATGCAGCGCCGCGGCGTCCAATGTGTTCGGCATGATGCTGACGCCCTTTCTACTGATGCTGCTGGTAAGTACCGCCGGCGAAGGGGGCTTCGCGGTGGCGGACGCCCTGCGGGACATCATCTTCCAGCTGCTGCTGCCGTTTGCCGTCGGGCAGCTGATCCGCCCTTGGGTGGCAGGCTTCATGGATCGCAACAAGACCTGGCTGGGGCGTTACGATCAGGGGGTGATTCTCTTGATCGTCTATTCCGCCTTCTCGACGTCCGTTGCCAGCGGGCTATGGCAGAAGCTGCCGATATTCGCCATCATCCTGGCCATCCTGCTGTGCACGCTGCTGCTGGCGCTGGTGATGGGCATTGCCAGCCTGGCGTCCTCACGGGCCGGCTTCAACCTGGAAGACGAGGCGGCGGCGGTGTTCTGCGGCTCGAAGAAGAGCCTGGCCTCGGGGCTTCCCATGGCGAAAGTGCTGTTCGCCGGGCACCCCGGCTTCGGCATGATCGTGCTGCCGATCATGTGCTACAACCAGATCCAGATCATCGTCGGCGCGATACTCGCCAAGCACTACCGGCAGCGCATCGAGCGCGCCGACCACGCAGCCGACGTTACCCAGTCACAGAAGTCCTAG
- a CDS encoding DUF938 domain-containing protein: MNTSERRLTSPAAARNREPILEVLREVLPPRGVVLEIASGSGEHALHFAKAMPTLHWQPSDTSGSALNSIAAWRETLFHADAPVNLREPIALDARLRPWPVEDFVALVCINLIHIAPWEVAKALFQEAGARLPEGGVFYLYGPFRRDGQHTSESNAAFDASLREQNPRWGVRDLEEVIELAAKHGLALERLVEMPANNLSVVFKRELPV; this comes from the coding sequence ATGAATACGTCCGAACGACGCCTGACGAGCCCTGCCGCGGCCCGCAACCGCGAGCCGATTCTCGAGGTGCTGCGAGAGGTCTTGCCGCCGCGAGGCGTGGTGCTTGAAATCGCCAGCGGCAGCGGCGAGCACGCCTTGCACTTCGCCAAGGCCATGCCAACCCTGCACTGGCAGCCCAGCGATACCAGCGGTAGCGCCCTGAATTCCATCGCCGCCTGGCGGGAGACCCTGTTTCATGCGGATGCGCCGGTCAACCTGCGCGAGCCGATCGCCCTGGACGCTCGGCTGCGCCCTTGGCCGGTGGAAGATTTCGTCGCGCTGGTATGCATCAACCTGATTCATATCGCCCCTTGGGAGGTCGCCAAGGCGCTGTTTCAGGAAGCGGGCGCGCGCTTGCCCGAGGGTGGAGTGTTCTACCTTTACGGCCCCTTCAGACGAGACGGCCAGCATACCAGCGAAAGCAACGCCGCCTTCGATGCCAGCCTGCGTGAGCAAAACCCCCGGTGGGGCGTTCGTGATCTGGAGGAAGTGATCGAGCTTGCCGCCAAGCATGGTCTCGCGTTGGAGCGTCTGGTGGAAATGCCCGCCAATAATCTGAGTGTCGTATTCAAGCGCGAGCTGCCTGTCTGA
- a CDS encoding PhoH family protein, translating into MVRLDKKATRLYVLDTNVLIHDPSALYQFEEHDVVIPMTVLEELDKHKNGIREIARTARQVSRTLSDLTNKISFADIQQGIPLPGVGDSSGRLRFLCYQDLTPLDNLEDSPDNRLLAETCRLRAERPDASVILVTKDINLRIKATALEIPVEDYLNDRVFSDSDTMLEGVKIYPDAGERGQDLWETLNVDITVTRGDHHTYYHLEGAPPTDWHLGMLISDSENGAHFEAIVEALTPQGARLRLLTNYRHHAGVWSVHANDSRQNFALNLLMDPQIDLVTLAGSAGTGKTFMTLAAAFQQTLDAKQFERIVFTRAPIPLGEDIGFLPGTEEEKMSPWMGAFHDNMDNLLRDEHDGTSSWSEEATRSLIGSRVQIRSPTFMRGRTLNDTFLIIDEAQNFTPKQLKSLLTRAGRNTKIVCLGNVGQIDTPYLTANTCGMAAAVQGFRDWPHAGHITLKGIERSRLALAAEELL; encoded by the coding sequence ATGGTACGACTCGACAAGAAAGCTACCCGGCTTTACGTGCTGGATACCAACGTTCTCATTCACGACCCAAGCGCGCTCTATCAATTCGAGGAGCACGATGTGGTCATCCCCATGACGGTTCTCGAAGAGCTCGACAAACACAAGAACGGCATTCGCGAAATCGCTCGCACCGCCCGTCAGGTCAGCCGCACGCTTTCCGATCTGACCAACAAGATTAGTTTTGCCGACATCCAGCAGGGCATTCCTCTCCCCGGGGTCGGCGACAGCAGCGGCCGGCTGCGATTTTTGTGCTACCAGGATCTCACCCCCCTGGACAACCTGGAGGATAGCCCGGACAACCGCCTGCTCGCGGAAACCTGTCGGCTGCGCGCGGAACGACCGGATGCCTCGGTTATTTTGGTCACCAAGGACATCAACCTGCGCATCAAGGCGACCGCCCTTGAAATCCCCGTCGAGGATTATCTCAACGATCGAGTATTCAGCGACAGCGACACCATGCTCGAAGGCGTCAAGATCTATCCGGACGCCGGTGAACGCGGCCAGGATCTTTGGGAAACCTTGAATGTCGATATCACCGTCACCCGGGGGGATCATCATACCTACTATCATCTCGAGGGTGCGCCGCCGACGGACTGGCATCTGGGCATGCTGATTTCCGACAGCGAAAACGGCGCCCATTTCGAAGCCATCGTCGAGGCCCTGACGCCCCAGGGCGCGCGGCTCAGATTACTGACCAACTACCGCCATCACGCCGGGGTCTGGAGCGTACACGCTAACGACAGCCGCCAGAACTTTGCCCTCAATCTATTGATGGATCCTCAGATCGATCTGGTCACCCTCGCCGGCAGCGCCGGTACCGGCAAGACCTTCATGACCCTGGCCGCCGCCTTTCAGCAGACCCTGGATGCCAAGCAGTTCGAGCGCATCGTCTTCACCCGGGCACCGATCCCCTTGGGCGAGGATATCGGCTTCCTGCCCGGCACCGAGGAAGAGAAGATGTCGCCCTGGATGGGCGCCTTTCACGACAACATGGATAACCTGCTGCGGGACGAGCACGACGGCACCTCCAGCTGGAGCGAGGAAGCCACCCGCTCGCTGATCGGCTCTCGGGTGCAGATTCGCTCGCCGACCTTCATGCGCGGTCGTACCCTGAACGACACCTTCCTGATCATCGACGAGGCGCAGAATTTCACTCCAAAACAGCTCAAGTCCCTGTTGACCCGAGCCGGGCGCAATACCAAGATCGTCTGCCTGGGCAACGTGGGCCAGATCGACACGCCCTACCTTACCGCCAATACCTGTGGCATGGCCGCCGCGGTGCAGGGCTTTCGCGACTGGCCCCACGCGGGCCACATCACGCTAAAGGGCATCGAGCGCTCGCGCCTGGCGCTGGCCGCGGAGGAGCTTTTATAG
- a CDS encoding GFA family protein: MSKAEECRGSCLCGAVSLTVNISDHQVGVCHCSICRRWGGGPFFAVEAGRQVQIEGEENITTYASSDWAKRGFCRHCGTHLFYRLNDEDAYVLPVGLIDNGQPWDLALEIFTDEKPDFYDFSNATRQMTGREVFEAGNGKSS; encoded by the coding sequence ATGTCGAAGGCCGAGGAATGTCGAGGCAGCTGTCTTTGTGGTGCGGTGAGCTTGACCGTCAACATTTCCGATCATCAGGTGGGCGTCTGCCATTGCAGCATCTGCCGCCGGTGGGGGGGCGGGCCCTTTTTCGCCGTCGAGGCCGGCAGGCAAGTCCAGATCGAGGGCGAGGAAAATATCACCACCTATGCTTCTTCTGACTGGGCGAAGCGCGGCTTTTGCCGCCATTGCGGGACCCACCTCTTTTATCGTCTCAACGACGAGGACGCTTATGTCCTGCCCGTGGGCTTGATCGACAACGGCCAGCCCTGGGATTTAGCCTTGGAAATATTCACCGACGAGAAACCGGATTTCTATGACTTTTCCAACGCGACCCGTCAGATGACGGGGCGAGAGGTTTTCGAGGCCGGCAACGGCAAATCCTCGTGA
- a CDS encoding alpha/beta hydrolase, whose product MSTSTELVIEPRGGKAADACVILLHGLGATGHDFELFVPTLNLPGDSAVRFILPHATRQPVTINGGMRMPAWYDILDMDLGRKIDEQQLRISAQRIKGYIDAQIDIGIDSRRIILAGFSQGGAVAYHTALTYPKPLGGLLALSTYFATADSIEPSRANRDIVIEVHHGDFDPVVPERLGRAGVERVRAMGYTVNYRRYPMQHALCPAQVNDISRWLSERLKKG is encoded by the coding sequence ATGAGTACATCCACGGAGTTGGTGATCGAGCCTCGCGGTGGCAAAGCTGCGGATGCCTGCGTCATCCTGCTGCACGGCCTGGGGGCCACCGGTCATGATTTCGAGCTGTTCGTGCCGACCTTGAACCTGCCCGGCGACAGCGCCGTGCGTTTCATCCTGCCCCATGCGACCCGTCAACCGGTAACCATCAATGGCGGCATGCGCATGCCCGCCTGGTACGACATTCTCGACATGGACCTGGGGCGCAAGATCGACGAACAACAGCTGCGTATTTCCGCTCAGCGCATCAAGGGCTATATAGATGCGCAGATCGACATCGGCATCGATAGCCGGCGGATCATCCTGGCGGGCTTTTCCCAGGGCGGGGCGGTGGCCTATCACACGGCGCTGACCTATCCGAAGCCGCTAGGCGGACTGCTGGCGCTGTCCACCTATTTCGCCACCGCGGACAGCATCGAACCCAGCCGAGCCAATCGCGATATCGTCATCGAAGTCCATCACGGCGATTTCGATCCGGTCGTTCCGGAGCGCCTGGGGCGGGCAGGGGTCGAGCGCGTTCGCGCCATGGGCTATACGGTGAATTATCGTCGCTATCCCATGCAGCACGCGCTATGTCCGGCCCAGGTCAACGATATTTCCCGCTGGCTGAGCGAACGACTGAAAAAAGGCTGA
- a CDS encoding MBL fold metallo-hydrolase: MSHPIVTHFFDEPTNTFSYVVRDPDSNACAILDSVLDFDYAAGRTDVHSADEIIAFVEREGLAVEWILETHVHADHLSAAPYLHEKLGGKTGIGARITVVQEVFGKAFNAGTEFARDGSQFDRLFEEGDTFAIGNLEGRVLHTPGHTPACLTYVIGDAAFVGDTLFMPDYGTARCDFPGGDASTLYRSIQKVLTLPDKTRLFLCHDYKAPDRETFQHETTVEEQRRHNVHVHEGISEEEFVKMRTERDATLDMPRLILPSVQVNMRAGHMPPSEDNGQIYLKVPINRF, from the coding sequence ATGTCTCATCCAATCGTGACTCACTTCTTCGACGAGCCGACCAATACGTTCAGCTACGTGGTGCGGGATCCTGACAGCAACGCCTGCGCCATTCTCGATTCGGTACTCGATTTCGACTATGCCGCCGGTCGCACCGACGTCCACTCCGCGGATGAAATCATCGCTTTCGTGGAGCGGGAGGGACTGGCGGTCGAGTGGATTCTCGAGACCCACGTCCATGCGGACCACCTCTCCGCCGCGCCTTATCTGCATGAGAAACTGGGAGGCAAGACGGGAATTGGCGCCCGGATCACCGTCGTCCAGGAAGTGTTCGGCAAGGCGTTCAATGCCGGCACTGAATTCGCTCGTGACGGCAGCCAGTTCGATCGTCTCTTCGAGGAAGGGGATACTTTTGCCATCGGCAACCTGGAAGGCCGGGTGCTGCATACGCCCGGCCATACTCCCGCCTGCCTGACCTATGTGATCGGCGATGCGGCCTTTGTCGGCGATACTCTGTTCATGCCCGACTATGGTACCGCCCGCTGCGATTTTCCCGGCGGTGATGCGAGCACCCTTTACCGCTCCATTCAGAAGGTGCTGACGCTGCCCGACAAGACACGCCTGTTTTTGTGCCACGACTACAAGGCGCCGGATCGCGAGACGTTCCAGCATGAAACCACTGTGGAAGAGCAGCGTCGCCATAACGTGCATGTCCATGAGGGCATCAGCGAGGAGGAATTCGTGAAGATGCGCACCGAGCGCGATGCCACCCTTGACATGCCCCGGCTGATCCTGCCTTCGGTACAGGTCAACATGCGCGCCGGCCATATGCCGCCGTCGGAGGATAACGGCCAGATTTATCTGAAAGTACCGATCAACAGGTTTTGA
- a CDS encoding patatin-like phospholipase family protein: MWQKLKIGERRAAPRISLALQGGGAHGAYTWGVLDRLLEDGLQIDGISGTSAGAMNAVALAQGWMDGGAEGARESLSAFWQAVANRVPFQMDVLHSLDPNGNGAMPASMNMMLALTRLLSPYQLNPLELNPLRDIMREQFDFGRLQSACPFKLFIAATNVRTGKIRLFHNAELGENALLASACLPTLQQAVEIDGEAYWDGGYVANPAVYPLIYECKTPDILLILLDPLIRESVPRSSREIAARSMELNFSTSFLREMRTITQARSYIKGSASRWLPYGRLERKLMRLRFHLIDADELSSINGISKLNATAGFLTQLRDLGRERTEQWLSHHRRDIGRRASMNGERLFT; encoded by the coding sequence ATGTGGCAAAAACTCAAGATAGGGGAGCGGCGAGCGGCTCCTAGAATCAGCCTGGCGCTTCAGGGCGGCGGCGCCCACGGCGCCTATACCTGGGGCGTGCTGGATAGGCTGCTGGAAGACGGCTTGCAAATCGATGGCATCAGCGGTACCAGCGCCGGCGCCATGAACGCGGTGGCGCTTGCCCAGGGCTGGATGGATGGCGGTGCGGAAGGAGCGCGTGAATCCTTGTCGGCTTTCTGGCAAGCGGTGGCGAATCGCGTGCCTTTTCAAATGGACGTGCTGCACAGCCTTGACCCGAACGGTAATGGCGCCATGCCGGCGTCCATGAATATGATGCTGGCGCTTACACGTCTACTCTCACCGTATCAGCTCAATCCGCTGGAGTTGAATCCTCTGCGGGATATCATGCGCGAGCAGTTCGATTTCGGACGTCTGCAGTCCGCCTGCCCCTTCAAGCTGTTCATCGCCGCCACCAATGTACGTACCGGCAAGATACGCCTGTTTCACAACGCAGAACTCGGCGAAAACGCGCTGTTGGCGTCGGCCTGCCTGCCCACGCTGCAACAGGCGGTGGAAATCGACGGCGAGGCTTATTGGGATGGGGGTTATGTCGCCAACCCGGCGGTCTATCCACTGATATACGAATGCAAGACACCGGACATCCTGCTGATATTGCTGGACCCTCTGATACGAGAAAGCGTGCCCCGCAGCTCCCGGGAAATCGCTGCGCGCAGCATGGAATTGAATTTCTCCACCAGCTTCCTGCGCGAAATGCGCACGATTACCCAGGCGCGTAGCTATATAAAAGGGTCCGCCTCGCGATGGCTGCCTTACGGACGCCTGGAACGCAAACTCATGCGTCTGCGTTTTCATCTTATCGATGCGGACGAGCTTTCCAGTATCAATGGCATCAGCAAGCTCAACGCTACCGCTGGCTTTCTCACCCAGCTGCGCGACCTTGGCCGCGAGCGAACCGAGCAGTGGCTTTCGCACCATCGACGCGATATCGGTCGACGGGCGTCGATGAATGGAGAGAGGCTCTTTACCTGA
- a CDS encoding patatin-like phospholipase family protein — MSQAKGLNLALQGGGAHGAFTWGVLDYLLESPLVYIEGISGTSAGAMNAVIAADGLLEGSEDKARDALNGFWHSISRAAMLSPIRRTPLDMWMGNWSLDYSPGYLGFDLLSRFFSPYQLNPLDINPLRDLLEAHVDFERVRQCPYLKLFVSATNVRSGKQRTFRREEMSCDAVMASACLPFIYKAVEIDGEAYWDGGYMGNPSIFPLMEECDSRDIVLVQINPVYRDKVPRTAAEISNRLNEITFNAPLIKEIRSVAMLKNLIDDRDLNIRCYRDTHLHRIDGQHILDNLSISSKLNAEWAFLQRLKERGREAAERWLKENLEAVGDRSTLDIDDVYL, encoded by the coding sequence ATGAGCCAAGCGAAAGGACTCAATCTCGCCCTTCAGGGCGGCGGCGCACACGGCGCTTTTACCTGGGGCGTGCTCGATTATCTGCTGGAAAGCCCGCTGGTCTATATCGAGGGTATCAGTGGCACCAGCGCCGGCGCCATGAACGCGGTCATTGCCGCGGACGGCCTGCTCGAAGGCAGCGAGGACAAGGCGCGAGACGCGCTGAACGGCTTCTGGCATTCGATAAGCCGGGCGGCGATGCTCAGCCCCATCAGGCGTACGCCTCTGGACATGTGGATGGGCAACTGGAGCCTCGACTACTCGCCGGGTTATCTGGGCTTCGATCTACTGTCGCGATTTTTTTCGCCTTATCAACTCAACCCGCTGGATATCAATCCGCTGCGCGACCTGCTCGAGGCGCATGTGGATTTCGAGCGGGTTCGCCAGTGCCCCTATCTCAAGCTGTTCGTCTCCGCCACTAACGTGCGCTCCGGCAAGCAGCGTACCTTTCGGCGCGAAGAAATGAGTTGCGACGCGGTAATGGCGTCCGCCTGTCTGCCGTTCATCTACAAGGCGGTGGAAATCGACGGGGAGGCCTACTGGGATGGCGGCTACATGGGCAATCCGTCGATTTTCCCCTTGATGGAAGAATGCGACTCACGGGATATCGTGCTGGTGCAGATCAACCCGGTCTATCGTGACAAGGTGCCCAGGACCGCGGCGGAAATCTCCAATCGCCTGAACGAGATCACCTTCAATGCGCCCTTGATCAAGGAAATACGCAGTGTGGCGATGCTCAAGAATCTGATCGACGATCGGGATCTGAATATCCGTTGTTACCGGGATACCCACCTGCATCGCATCGACGGTCAGCATATCCTGGATAACCTGTCCATTTCGAGCAAGCTGAACGCGGAATGGGCGTTTCTACAGCGCCTTAAGGAGCGCGGACGCGAGGCGGCGGAGCGCTGGCTCAAGGAAAATCTCGAGGCGGTGGGAGATCGCTCCACCCTGGATATCGATGACGTCTATTTGTAA
- a CDS encoding YtoQ family protein, translating to MSFSVYLSGEIHTDWRDEIKRGAKEAGLDIEFTSAVTDHDASDAAGDHLGEESSQFWRDHKSAKVNAIRTKTLIEMADLVVVRFGDKYKQWNAAFDAGYCAALDKPYVTLHGEEIVHPLKEVDAAAQAWATSTDQVVEILKYITRA from the coding sequence ATGAGCTTCAGCGTGTATCTTTCCGGGGAAATCCATACCGACTGGCGCGACGAGATCAAGCGAGGGGCCAAGGAGGCCGGCCTGGATATCGAGTTTACCTCCGCGGTGACCGACCATGATGCCAGCGACGCGGCGGGGGATCATCTCGGCGAGGAAAGCAGCCAGTTCTGGCGCGATCACAAGTCCGCCAAGGTCAATGCCATCCGTACCAAGACGCTGATCGAGATGGCGGACCTGGTGGTGGTGCGCTTCGGCGACAAGTACAAGCAGTGGAACGCCGCCTTCGACGCCGGCTACTGCGCGGCCCTGGACAAGCCCTACGTGACCCTGCACGGGGAGGAGATCGTGCACCCGCTCAAGGAAGTGGACGCGGCGGCGCAGGCCTGGGCCACCAGCACCGATCAGGTCGTCGAGATTCTCAAGTACATTACCAGGGCCTAA
- a CDS encoding SDR family oxidoreductase — MEDRVLLITGASSGIGAATARAAAEKGYQLVLAARSVDKLEALAEEIGTDKVFTVSCDVTSMEDQQAMVEQALERFGRLDAVFANAGRGGSPGGFSGADHEQWKDMLLTNVYGVGLTLQATLPALKDSQGHVLLTGSAAGRATIPGSMYGASKWAVTGIGYNLREELRGTGIRVTLIEPGMVDTPFFDESPSHALKDEDIANAVIYALSQPVHVDVNEILVRPTPAKE, encoded by the coding sequence ATGGAAGATCGCGTACTACTTATTACCGGCGCGTCCAGCGGCATCGGCGCCGCCACCGCCCGGGCCGCCGCCGAAAAAGGCTACCAGCTGGTGCTGGCGGCGCGCAGCGTCGATAAGCTCGAAGCGCTCGCCGAGGAAATCGGCACTGACAAAGTATTTACGGTGAGCTGCGACGTGACCTCGATGGAGGACCAGCAGGCCATGGTGGAGCAGGCGCTGGAACGCTTCGGTCGTCTGGACGCGGTCTTTGCCAACGCCGGACGCGGCGGCTCCCCCGGTGGGTTCAGCGGAGCGGATCACGAGCAGTGGAAGGATATGCTACTGACCAACGTCTACGGCGTCGGTCTGACCCTGCAAGCGACATTGCCCGCCCTCAAGGATAGCCAAGGGCATGTGCTGCTCACCGGTTCCGCCGCGGGTCGCGCCACCATTCCCGGCTCCATGTACGGCGCTAGCAAGTGGGCGGTGACCGGCATCGGCTACAACCTGCGAGAAGAGCTGCGTGGCACGGGAATTCGCGTCACCCTGATCGAGCCCGGCATGGTGGATACGCCTTTCTTCGACGAATCCCCGTCCCATGCCTTGAAGGATGAAGACATCGCCAACGCGGTGATCTACGCCTTAAGCCAGCCCGTCCATGTGGATGTCAACGAAATTCTGGTGCGCCCAACGCCGGCCAAGGAATAA
- a CDS encoding phospholipase D family protein produces the protein MFGISLGLLGGCQSLPSLEGRSQTGALSEAEASETTLGQAISPRAKEHPGESGILALSNPRKAFAARTLLAQAAERTLDVQYYIWQDDITGTLLFQALFDAAKRGVRVRLLLDDMNTAGLDPLLLALDSHANIEVRLFNPFVHRSFRPLDFILHFSRANRRMHNKSFTADNAATIVGGRNIADEYFGASENTMFADLDVLAVGPVVNEVSQDFDRYWASRSSYPLGDILKGSGSADGRELSEAVNKINNDEDARAYIEALRNSETIKGLIQGRLALEWAETRLISDDPAKGVGEASNEALLTYRLNPVIGEAQTELELVSAYFVPTKVGAEALVELAQKGVDIKVLTNSLEATDVIPVHAGYAKRRKTLLKAGITLYEIRGASAQADATQNTGPFGSSAASLHAKTFAVDDERLFVGSFNFDPRSAKLNTELGFVIESPELAKRVSQTFETNVPKNAYLVKLSQDGDLYWLAQQNGKLERFDTEPNTSIWKRIGVYITAKLPIEWLL, from the coding sequence ATGTTCGGCATCAGCCTGGGGTTGCTTGGCGGCTGCCAATCGCTGCCCTCCCTGGAGGGGCGCAGCCAGACCGGCGCCTTGAGCGAAGCCGAGGCCAGTGAGACCACCCTGGGACAAGCCATCTCTCCACGGGCGAAGGAACATCCCGGTGAAAGCGGTATTCTGGCCCTGTCGAATCCACGAAAGGCCTTTGCCGCACGGACACTGCTGGCGCAAGCCGCGGAACGTACTCTGGATGTGCAGTATTACATCTGGCAGGACGATATCACGGGAACCTTGCTGTTTCAGGCATTGTTCGATGCGGCAAAACGTGGCGTCAGGGTACGCTTATTACTCGATGACATGAATACCGCCGGGCTCGACCCGCTGCTGCTGGCCTTGGATTCCCATGCCAATATCGAGGTGCGGCTGTTCAATCCCTTCGTGCATCGATCGTTCCGCCCGCTGGATTTCATTCTGCATTTTTCTCGCGCCAATCGGCGTATGCACAATAAATCCTTCACCGCCGACAACGCGGCCACCATCGTCGGCGGACGCAATATCGCCGATGAGTATTTCGGCGCCAGTGAAAATACCATGTTCGCGGATCTGGACGTGCTGGCAGTGGGACCCGTGGTGAATGAGGTCTCCCAGGATTTCGACCGTTACTGGGCGAGTCGTTCTTCCTATCCGCTGGGTGATATTCTGAAGGGTTCAGGATCGGCGGACGGTCGCGAACTCAGTGAAGCCGTCAACAAGATCAATAATGATGAAGATGCGAGGGCCTATATTGAAGCTCTCAGGAATTCCGAGACAATCAAGGGATTGATACAGGGCCGTTTGGCGCTGGAGTGGGCAGAGACGCGACTGATCAGCGACGACCCTGCCAAGGGGGTTGGCGAGGCGTCGAACGAGGCGTTGTTAACCTATCGACTGAATCCGGTCATCGGCGAGGCACAAACCGAACTGGAGCTGGTCTCCGCCTATTTCGTGCCCACCAAGGTCGGCGCCGAGGCGCTGGTGGAACTGGCACAAAAGGGGGTGGATATCAAGGTGCTTACCAACTCGCTTGAGGCCACGGACGTAATACCGGTGCATGCCGGCTATGCCAAGCGCCGTAAAACGCTACTCAAAGCGGGCATCACCCTATATGAAATACGCGGCGCCTCAGCTCAGGCGGACGCCACTCAGAATACCGGTCCTTTCGGCAGCTCCGCCGCCAGCCTGCACGCCAAGACCTTCGCTGTGGACGATGAGCGACTCTTCGTCGGCTCCTTCAACTTCGATCCTCGCTCGGCAAAGCTCAATACCGAACTGGGTTTTGTTATCGAAAGCCCGGAGCTGGCCAAGCGAGTCAGCCAGACATTCGAAACCAACGTGCCGAAAAATGCCTACCTGGTAAAGCTTTCGCAAGATGGCGACCTGTACTGGCTCGCCCAGCAAAATGGCAAGCTGGAGCGCTTTGATACCGAACCCAACACCAGCATCTGGAAGCGTATTGGAGTCTATATCACGGCGAAATTGCCGATCGAGTGGCTGTTGTAA